TACACATATCCTAGGCACGTGGTAACAGTTGAATCATAGCAAAAGGGTAAACTCAGTACATATAGTACTGTTCaaattgtttttcaaagtgaGTGTAGTGATTTACATTCTCCTTACTAGAATATAAGAATTTCCATTGTTCCACATCAATACCATTTCTTGTATTGTCAGTTTTGTGAAATTTTAGCCTTTATTTGAGCATGCAATTATATTCCATGATACAGTTTTATCTGTAGTTCTCTATTAACATTTTCCAAACATTAGTTTTCAGCctttctatattatatatatatatatttttaggttttgttttcaATACCACCCTGAAGACACTACATTTGAGATATCTGTCCAAGACTGGGTAATTCAATATACCTCAAGAGGACAGAGCCAAAGGTCAACTGAGGAACATCATAGACTTGCAGGCTCAGCCACCATTAGTCCTGATCAAAGCTTCTGTCCAGACtggattcccctggagaagcagcAGGCCTGAGCAGTAGCTCATTGTATTGAAGTTCACTGGGCATTCCTTCTGACTCACAGATCCTCAAACCGTTTTTGAAAAAGTAACATTTTCCAGCATCCTCACGTAtccagaatatacagaaaaacttGGCAGTTTGTTTCTTATTAATGGAAGCTATGAGGCCCAGTTGTGCTCAGAACCCAAGTTGTAGCATAATGATATTTCATCCAACCAAAGAAGAATTTACTGATTTTGATAAATACATTGCTTACATAGAATCGCAAGGGGCGCACCGAGCAGGCTTGGCTAAGATAGTTCCACCCAAGGAATGGAAAGCCCGCCAGACCTACGAGGATATCGATGACATCCTAATAGCCGCTCCGCTCCAGCAGGTGGTCTCTGGGCGGGCAGGTGTGTTTACTCAATACCACAAAAAGAAGAAGGCCATGACCGTGGCAGAGTACCGCCGCTTagcaaatactgaaaaatacCAGACTCCATCACACTTAGATTTTGAAGAACTGGAGCGAAAATATTGGAAAACCCGCCTCTATGAGTCCCCAATATACGGCGCGGACATCAGTGGCTCTTTATTTGATGAAAACACGAAGCAGTGGAACCTGGGACACCTGGGGACCATCCAGGACCTGCTGGAGCAGGAGTGCGGGGTGGTCATCGAGGGCGTCAACACCCCCTACCTGTACTTCGGCATGTGGAAGACCGCCTTCGCCTGGCACACGGAGGACATGGACCTTTACAGCATCAACTTCCTGCACTTCGGGGAGCCCAAGACGTGGTACGCGGTGCCGCCCGAGCACGGCCGGCGCCTGGAACGCCTGGCCGGCGCGCTCTTCCCGGGCAGCTCGCGGGACTGCGAGGCCTTCCTGCGCCACAAGGCGGCGCTCATCTCGCCCACGGTGCTCCGGGACAACGGCATCCCCTTCGGTCGGGTCACGCAGGAGGCGGGCGAGTTCATGGTGACCTTCCCCTACGGCTACCACTCGGGCTTCAACCACGGCTTCAACTGCGCCGAGGCCATCAATTTCGCCACCGCGCGCTGGATCGATTACGGCAAAGCGGCCTCGCAGTGCAGCTGCGGCGAGGCGCAGGTGGCCTTCTCCATGGACGCCTTCGTGCGCATCCTGCAGCCCGAGCGCTATGAGCTGTGGAAGCGCGGGCAGGACCGGGAGGTGGTGAACCACGCCAAGCCCGCGGCGCCGGGCGGCCGGGAGCTGAGCGCCTGGAAGGAGGTGCAAACGCTGGGCCCCAAGTACTTCCCGCCTCGCCGCACCGCCCGCCTGCGTCATCCCGTGTCCTCAAGCGAGGGCACCGACCCCAGAGCCCCTGTGCGGGCCATGTCCCTGCGCCCCTTGCCTGCCCGGGGTTCCTGCTCGGCCTCCCAGTCTAATGCTGTCGCCGGCAGCAGCTCACGGAAGCCCAGCCAGACCCCTCCGCTGTCGCCAGGTCCGTCGGTGGCGTCGTGTCTCCACCCAGTTGGCAGATGTGGTTCTCGTCGTCGCCCTCGGGAAAAGGGCACTCAAGAGCCGACTGCCCCCGTCGGAGCTAAGAGGGGCCTCGCCTTAGACCGCAAGGCTCAAGACCCCAAGGCTGAACCCCTGTCTGCAGAGGGACGGATGGACAACCCTGCCCCATCGAATCCTGGACTCTAGCCTCCTGCTAAGGCCTCCAGGTATGACTGTGGCCCTGTCCCATAATCCAGCCTTTGTACCCCCTGCTCTTGGGTGTGGAGGATCCTCAAGAGTGGTCACATTGACATTTCAGAGGTTTGGGTATTTGcatgggggctttccaggtggctagTGGCACAGAACCCACTTACCCAcataggagacccaggagacatgggttccattcctaggtagggaagatgccTGGGGGAGGgtgtagcaacccactctagtattcttgcctgaaaaatcccacgcacggaggagcctggtgggctaggatccacagggctgcaaagagctggacatgacagaagtgagTGAGCACACGCGCAGTCTCGCATGAGGGTCCCTCCTGTGTTGCCCCTGGAAGTGCTGGGTCCATGGTGCTTACCCAGTTCTCCAATGTTTGTTCTTTCTCCCAGAACCTGGAGTCTT
This portion of the Capra hircus breed San Clemente chromosome 15, ASM170441v1, whole genome shotgun sequence genome encodes:
- the KDM4D gene encoding lysine-specific demethylase 4D, with translation MEAMRPSCAQNPSCSIMIFHPTKEEFTDFDKYIAYIESQGAHRAGLAKIVPPKEWKARQTYEDIDDILIAAPLQQVVSGRAGVFTQYHKKKKAMTVAEYRRLANTEKYQTPSHLDFEELERKYWKTRLYESPIYGADISGSLFDENTKQWNLGHLGTIQDLLEQECGVVIEGVNTPYLYFGMWKTAFAWHTEDMDLYSINFLHFGEPKTWYAVPPEHGRRLERLAGALFPGSSRDCEAFLRHKAALISPTVLRDNGIPFGRVTQEAGEFMVTFPYGYHSGFNHGFNCAEAINFATARWIDYGKAASQCSCGEAQVAFSMDAFVRILQPERYELWKRGQDREVVNHAKPAAPGGRELSAWKEVQTLGPKYFPPRRTARLRHPVSSSEGTDPRAPVRAMSLRPLPARGSCSASQSNAVAGSSSRKPSQTPPLSPGPSVASCLHPVGRCGSRRRPREKGTQEPTAPVGAKRGLALDRKAQDPKAEPLSAEGRMDNPAPSNPGL